One genomic segment of Flavobacteriales bacterium includes these proteins:
- a CDS encoding acyl transferase: MNWVFEKQLSFEEKALKVFHLQANNCEPYKRYLSLLKTDINSITSIHDIPFLPIEFFKSHSIVSNTNTIQKTFTSSGTTGQEVSQHHLTDLNIYTESFMQGFSHFYGKPKDYRILALLPSYLEREGSSLVFMCNHLIKDSQHQESGFYLHNLEDLAKLLAQPTDGKTLLIGVSYALLDLAEQFPQQLQNVIVMETGGMKGQRKEMIKSELHEVLKKAFQLNTIHSEYGMTELLSQAYSKSNGIFETPPWMKVIIRDTQDPFTILDHQQTGGINIIDLANINSCSFIATQDLGKTINELSFELKGRFELSDIRGCNLLIQ, translated from the coding sequence ATGAATTGGGTATTTGAAAAACAGTTATCGTTTGAAGAGAAAGCTCTAAAGGTATTTCATCTTCAAGCTAATAATTGTGAACCCTACAAACGGTATTTGAGCTTACTTAAAACCGACATTAATAGCATTACATCAATTCATGATATTCCTTTCTTACCCATAGAGTTTTTCAAAAGCCACTCGATTGTATCAAACACTAACACTATTCAAAAAACATTTACTAGTAGCGGAACTACGGGACAAGAGGTAAGCCAACACCACCTCACTGACCTCAATATATATACTGAAAGTTTTATGCAAGGGTTTAGTCACTTTTACGGTAAGCCAAAAGACTATCGCATACTAGCACTACTTCCCTCATATCTTGAACGAGAAGGTTCTTCATTAGTTTTTATGTGCAATCATCTTATAAAGGATAGCCAACACCAAGAAAGCGGATTCTACCTCCATAATCTTGAAGATTTAGCAAAGCTGTTAGCTCAGCCAACTGATGGAAAAACTTTGCTTATCGGTGTGAGTTACGCTTTATTAGATTTAGCTGAACAGTTTCCTCAACAACTGCAAAACGTCATAGTAATGGAGACTGGAGGAATGAAAGGACAACGAAAAGAAATGATAAAATCAGAACTTCATGAGGTTCTTAAAAAAGCTTTTCAGCTGAACACTATTCACTCAGAATATGGCATGACGGAATTGCTTTCTCAGGCATATTCCAAAAGCAATGGAATTTTTGAAACACCACCTTGGATGAAAGTAATCATTCGCGACACTCAAGACCCTTTTACCATTTTGGATCACCAACAAACTGGAGGCATAAATATCATAGACTTAGCCAATATCAATTCCTGTTCATTTATAGCTACACAAGATTTAGGAAAAACAATTAATGAACTCTCTTTTGAGCTAAAAGGTCGTTTCGAACTTTCAGACATAAGAGGTTG